A single genomic interval of Sceloporus undulatus isolate JIND9_A2432 ecotype Alabama chromosome 2, SceUnd_v1.1, whole genome shotgun sequence harbors:
- the LOC121920948 gene encoding uncharacterized protein LOC121920948: METRESKRRKEREEQQIRTEKMAKISKGSTQSQLLLTTQRRGSMEDSIKIIDPNIRILDEIRKLQQEMKEARMETKEDIRTACAELREEIKDTRAEIRKDVKKELEIIGKKMDKLTTDLNKTQKEVEQIKERTNILEKSSKELNKQQEEQKRMEWNNELRYREKCIKLRGLTEKSKEDLYERLIPALARYVDITPEEMEMEIDKMFRINSPQNKDRNVSRDVAICFARTKVRDRFIQQSYENKLWIEDMEIKIFKDIPPQIMMSRQKYKPLTRLLKNINIDFRWDRIEGLSFFYQQRRYKIDTIDKANEIEMKLRKEYKENGGKRDYPTKEWRASKNNGTNKEKTVKELERFDPLERTETETDLLNWN, translated from the exons ATGGAAACAAGAGaatcaaagagaagaaaagaaaga GAGGAACAGCAAATAAGAacagaaaaaatggcaaaaataagtaAAGGGTCAACACAATCTCAACTGCTGCTTACGACACAAAGAAGAGGATCTATGGAAGATTCCATTAAGATAATTGACCCAAACATTCGAATACTAGATGAAATAAGGAAACTAcaacaagaaatgaaggaagcaAGGATGGAAACTAAAGAGGACATTAGGACTGCATGTGCTGAACTAAGAGAGGAAATAAAGGACACTCGAGCGGAAATCAGAAAAGACGTTAAAAAAGAACTAGAAATCATAGGGAAAAAAATGGACAAGTTAACAACTGATCTTAATAAAACACAGAAAGAAGttgaacaaataaaagaaagaactaATATACTAGAAAAGTCCTCcaaagaattaaacaaacaacaagaagaacaaaaacgCATGGAATGGAATAATGAATTAAGATACCgggaaaaatgtattaaattaagAGGACTAACAGAAAAAAGTAAAGAAGATTTGTACGAGAGACTTATTCCGGCTTTGGCAAGATACGTTGACATAACTCCggaggaaatggaaatggaaatagaCAAAATGTTTCGGATAAATTCTCCTCAAAATAAAGACAGGAACGTTTCAAGGGATGTTGCGATATGTTTTGCTAGAACTAAAGTAAGAGATAGATTTATTCAACAAAGCTATGAAAATAAGCTTTGGATAGAAGATATGGAGATAAAGATCTTTAAAGACATACCACCACAAATCATGATGAGCAGACAGAAATATAAACCCTTGACACgtcttttgaaaaatattaatattgatTTCAGATGGGATAGAATTGAAGGACTATCTTTTTTTTACCAGCAAAGAAGATACAAAATAGATACGATAGATAAAGCCAATGAAATAGAGATGAAGTTAAGAAAAGAAtacaaagaaaatggaggaaaaagagaTTACCCAACAAAGGAATGGAGAGCTAGTAAAAATAATGGTACAAACAAGGAAAAGACAGTTAAAGAATTAGAAAGATTTGATCCAttggaaagaacagaaacagaaacagatctTCTCAACTGGAACTAA